The following are from one region of the Aspergillus luchuensis IFO 4308 DNA, chromosome 4, nearly complete sequence genome:
- a CDS encoding uncharacterized protein (COG:S;~EggNog:ENOG410Q2NJ;~TransMembrane:5 (i26-47o53-75i96-118o130-151i216-236o)): protein MSADIGQYPGSLFLNYSLEKRKLRILIFWFLVFMDSVALPIGLYYLLTRCTTLSTTTIFNILTLTLFGTFVTETLQRSWSLWRKESKVRVRNAGRYYFDFTHWNILVSWVIIIAELVLGTIPDPPWIRMLAMPVPSLFFTFAIEMLIFEFMHVLKMPVPFRISSIAKGDPMRPALYPLIEDIIAVDGNGGTEFRDRLDQRYNASPPFRNMLHRLTILWMVPQMLVAGGTLAGIVIADHELAYTVRNRPPKLIVRHEAEVM from the exons ATGTCCGCTGATATTGGACAATACCCAGGATCTTTGTTCCTAAATTACAGTctagagaagaggaaactcCGAATTCTGATATTTTGGTTCCTGGTATTCATGGACTCAGTCGCCCTTCCCATCGGGCTCTACTATCTTCTGACCCGATGCACGACTTTGTCCACCACGACCA TTTTTAATATCCTAACCCTGACTCTGTTCGGCACTTTTGTTACGGAAACATTACAGAGATCGTGGAGTCTGTGGCGAAAGGAATCCAAGGTTCGCGTTCGCAACGCAGGCCGCTACTAT TTCGATTTCACCCACTGGAATATCCTCGTCTCCTGGGTCATTATTATTGCCGAACTCGTTCTGGGAACCATCCCCGACCCCCCCTGGATACGCATGCTGGCTATGCCTGTGCCTTCGCTCTTCTTTACTTTTGCTATCGAGATGTTAATCTTCGAGTTCATGCACGTTTTGAAGATGCCTGTCCCATTCCGCATCTCCTCTATCGCGAAAGGCGACCCAATGCGGCCCGCTCTCTATCCACTCATCGAAGACATAATCGCGGTCGATGGAAATGGGGGAACAGAATTCCGGGACCGTTTAGATCAACGCTACAATGCGAGTCCTCCATTCCGTAACATGCTACATCGATTGACGATACTGTGGATGGTTCCTCAAATGCTGGTGGCCGGGGGAACGTTAGCTGGGATCGTGATTGCTGACCATGAGCTGGCTTACACGGTACGTAATCGTCCTCCGAAGTTGATTGTGAGACATGAGGCTGAGGTTATGTGA
- a CDS encoding uncharacterized protein (COG:Q;~EggNog:ENOG410Q2A7;~InterPro:IPR013525,IPR017871,IPR027417,IPR010929, IPR029481,IPR003439,IPR034001;~PFAM:PF01061,PF00005,PF06422,PF14510;~TransMembrane:6 (i482-502o514-535i564-582o588-610i622-645o728-748i);~go_component: GO:0016020 - membrane [Evidence IEA];~go_component: GO:0016021 - integral component of membrane [Evidence IEA];~go_function: GO:0005524 - ATP binding [Evidence IEA];~go_function: GO:0016887 - ATPase activity [Evidence IEA];~go_function: GO:0042626 - ATPase-coupled transmembrane transporter activity [Evidence IEA];~go_process: GO:0055085 - transmembrane transport [Evidence IEA]) has translation MESRFPLARTPDGDEERQQQTAYSNADQAIRRLASRFSESTVTMGVDETDSNIFYPPRDSKLDPRCSNFDTRAWIEALVEYENGNLESGRRRRSGVSFRNLNVYGFGKYTDYQKSVGNSILSLITPRRKHRIDILHDLEGLVNTGEMLLVLGPPGSGCSTLLKTISGHMKGLFLGDKVRMNYRGVSNKEMHSYFRGEAIYVGENDVHFPMLSVGDTLSFAAHARAPRELPPGLKVQEYSTLLRDVIMAIFGISHTANTVVGNDFIRGVSGGERKRVSIAEAALSDAALQCWDNSTRGLDSANAVEFCRTLRTATELLQSSVLVSLYQAPQEAYDLFNNVLLLYEGRQIYFGPTSEARAYFEELGFECPEQQTTPDFLTSMTSPKERRVRPGFAYKVPVTATDFETIWKKSQQRQQLMNCIEVYEKKFSLGGDSRDEFVASRQAQQASSQRMKSPYTLSYMQQTTLCLWRGWKRLLADPSLTYIKLGGNTVMALVLGSVFFNMKDDTNSFYGRGGLIFFALLLSAFASVLEILTLYEQRPVVEKHKQFALYHPSAEAVASMLTDIPYKVLNTLVFNLTLYLMANLRREAGAVFFFLFVAFLSTMVTSGLFRTIASVSRTMSQAMVPAALLVLGLIMYTGFTMPTMYMPGWSRWMAYVNPLSYAFESLMINEFHNREFSCSIVVPSGPDYHAAGVNNQACAEVGNTIGSTTIQGDIYINDKFDYNQSNKWRNVGVLIAFWFIFTTAYLVATEVLSMAKSRGEVLIFRRSHLKKKSTWRMAVGDEEALRPPGIKMVQLDGIQSTDTLPAISHIFHWQDVCYDIKNKKEVRRILDHVDGWVQPGTLTALMGVSGAGKTTLI, from the exons ATGGAATCCAGGTTTCCTTTGGCCCGCACGCCcgatggagacgaagaaaggcaacaacaaacagCATACAGCAATGCGGACCAAGCAATTCGCAGATTGGCAAGCCGTTTCTCAGAGAGTACCGTGACCATGGGAGTAGACGAGACAGACAGCAACATTTTCTATCCTCCCCGTGACTCGAAACTTGACCCTCGGTGCTCCAACTTCGACACACGCGCTTGGATAGAAGCTCTTGTCGAATATGAGAATGGCAATCTGGAATCAGGACGACGCCGGAGGTCCGGAGTATCTTTTCGCAATCTCAACGTGTATGGCTTCGGCAAGTACACAGACTATCAGAAGAGCGTGGGAAACAGCATCCTATCGCTGATAACACCGAGACGCAAACACCGGATTGATATTCTTCATGACTTGGAGGGGCTAGTCAACACCGGCGAGATGCTTTTGGTCCTTGGACCTCCGGGCTCCGGTTGTTCAACGTTACTAAAAACAATTTCTGGTCATATGAAAGGATTATTTTTGGGCGACAAGGTCAGGATGAATTATCGAG GCGTTTCCAACAAAGAAATGCATAGCTACTTCCGCGGTGAGGCTATCTATGTCGGTGAGAATGATGTGCATTTTCCAATGTTGTCAGTGGGAGACACGCTTTCCTTTGCAGCTCACGCCAGAGCACCGCGAGAATTGCCACCCGGGCTGAAGGTACAAGAATATTCCACGCTTCTGCGGGATGTGATCATGGCCATATTCGGTATCTCGCATACAGCGAACACTGTCGTTGGGAATGACTTCATCCGGGGGGTAAGCGGAGGAGAGCGAAAACGCGTGAGCATTGCCGAAGCAGCGCTCAGTGATGCTGCATTGCAATGCTGGGACAACAGCACCCGTGGTTTGGACAGTGCAAATGCCGTCGAATTCTGCCGAACTCTTCGTACGGCCACAGAACTTCTACAGTCATCTGTCCTGGTCTCTCTATACCAAGCGCCCCAGGAGGCATATGAT CTTTTCAACAATGTCCTGCTCTTATATGAAGGGCGGCAGATATATTTCGGACCGACATCTGAAGCACGCGCGTATTTTGAAGAGTTGGGTTTTGAGT GTCCCGAACAACAGACGACACCAGATTTTCTCACCTCAATGACCAGTCCCAAGGAACGGCGTGTGCGACCAGGGTTTGCATACAAAGTACCTGTCACGGCCACGGACTTTGAGACAATATGGAAGAAAAGTCAGCAGCGCCAGCAACTGATGAATTGTATTGAGGTGTATGAGAAGAAGTTCAGTCTCGGGGGCGATAGTCGAGATGAGTTCGTGGCCTCCCGTCAGGCCCAACAGGCGAGCAGCCAGAGAATGAAATCTCCATATACATTGTCGTATATGCAACAGACAACATTATGTCTTTGGCGTGGCTGGAAGCGTCTGCTTGCCGATCCCTCCTTGACGTATATCAAGCTTGGGGGCAATACCGTCATGGCTCTGGTCTTGGGAAgcgtcttcttcaatatGAAAGACGACACGAATAGCTTTTATGGCAGAGGAGGATTGATCTTCTTTGCACTGCTTCTAAGTGCATTTGCTAGCGTCTTAGAG ATTCTGACGCTGTACGAGCAACGGCCGGTGGTGGAGAAACACAAGCAATTTGCTCTCTACCACCCATCTGCAGAGGCTGTGGCCAGCATGCTCACTGACATTCCGTATAAAGTGCTCAACACGCTGGTCTTCAATCTAACATTATATCTGATGGCTAACCTGCGACGAGAGGCCGGGGCTgtgttctttttcctcttcgttGCTTTTCTCAGCACGATGGTGACATCCGGCTTATTTCGGACGATTGCATCGGTCTCGCGTACCATGTCGCAGGCAATGGTACCCGCTGCCTTACTAGTTTTAGGTCTGATCATGTACACTGGCTTCACAATGCCAACCATGTATATGCCCGGATGGTCACGGTGGATGGCTTATGTTAATCCGCTCAGTTACGCCTTCGAATCTTTAATGATCAATGAATTCCACAACCGTGAATTCTCCTGCTCAATCGTTGTCCCCTCAGGGCCAGACTACCATGCTGCCGGTGTCAACAACCAAGCTTGTGCAGAGGTTGGAAACACGATCGGCTCAACTACAATTCAGGGAGACATATATATCAACGACAAATTCGATTACAACCAATCCAACAAGTGGAG GAACGTGGGGGTTTTGATTGCATTTTGGTTCATCTTCACGACCGCATACCTGGTGGCGACTGAGGTGCTCAGTATGGCTAAGAGTAGGGGTGAAGTACTCATCTTTCGCCGTAGCCATCTCAAGAAGAAGTCTACGTGGCGCATGGCGGTTGGTGACGAAGAAGCGCTCCGGCCACCCGGGATCAAGATGGTGCAGTTAGACGGCATCCAAAGCACGGACACTCTGCCTGCTATCAGCCACATTTTCCACTGGCAAGACGTATGCTACGatatcaagaataaaaaagaggTTCGGCGGATCCTGGATCATGTCGACGGATGGGTTCAACCTGGAACTTTGACTGCCTTGATG GGTGTTTCTGGTGCCGGAAAAACGACCCTGATTTAA
- a CDS encoding Zn(II)2Cys6 transcription factor (COG:S;~EggNog:ENOG410PUW0;~InterPro:IPR036864,IPR007219,IPR001138;~PFAM:PF04082;~SECRETED:SignalP(1-17);~TransMembrane:1 (o540-563i);~go_function: GO:0000981 - DNA-binding transcription factor activity, RNA polymerase II-specific [Evidence IEA];~go_function: GO:0003677 - DNA binding [Evidence IEA];~go_function: GO:0008270 - zinc ion binding [Evidence IEA];~go_process: GO:0006351 - transcription, DNA-templated [Evidence IEA];~go_process: GO:0006355 - regulation of transcription, DNA-templated [Evidence IEA]), with amino-acid sequence MMSEQFTQGRVPSSLRESSSPEMATDQKKGRLTEAKTCKACDQCRNRKVRCIMDPQQRSRCIHCIKRNETCHFTQTKRKLRSKAPQTSRNHNPSRHHIPLVNSWAEKACIQPTLSSLFLDQMLENKGRSSILRDNFALLRASDHDVTSSSLAFFTERRINSLSHRLGNDRLRELVENIESVIRSRLLAERPSSISLITFGKPSDTEDVSLENVRLYINTYFHQLHPIYPFLDRQKFEDKVFGPNLSETLASSFAFSALYHTILALGCRYHEGGAFDPGNGRAWKLFQVSLGLVSDILIPREALMSLQALVAMSIFAMTTCCLQIDEVLLMEAARMAQSLGYHRALSSGDQRYKDTCHRTFWVIYYMEKGMCFQNHKGSMIPDHDIGCPVPDVPESVFEGHNWFLSAISFGRILSLAYTSLFSVSAAIQPPESYYAAIQNIEARLERWRSALPEQYRPGMLSQSHKPHVVPYFSSSFHQPSFKMVVLQTKFSYYGLIIALARLEIYIGRQNQSPSQEKARRLLMDTARAVVEESKNIDIAAYTPTFILAILPLGALFILFDFVIHNPMHPETLNNLSLLDVAAGHFSLLEYKSGGFVPASLLTEFAHIARQYIKDYGRNQPQHQQQEEAEMQEREDEEKGAEPCGIGSSNVESTLAFEDSEQLAQTNNPSSINDVCLQDDIMEFWEPSNYLHYPVTADTTVHGSMPENMMAASFNIQSLFGFVVPEFGHDL; translated from the exons ATGATGTCCGAGCAATTTACCCAGGGCCGAGTGCCTTCCAGTTTGCGGGAATCTTCATCGCCCGAAATGGCGACCGATCAGAAAAAGGGCCGATTGACCGAGGCGAAGACCTGCAAAGCCTGTGACCAGTGCAGGAACCGGAAAGTTCGCTGCATCA TGGATCCCCAGCAACGCTCGAGATGCATCCACTGTATT AAACGCAACGAGACCTGTCATTTCACCCAGACAAAACGTAAGCTGAGATCAAAAGCACCGCAAACCAGCA GGAATCATAACCCCAGTCGACACCACATACCGCTCGTCAACTCCTGGGCTGAAAAAGCCTGCATTCAGCCGACTCTTTCATCTCTGTTTTTGGACCAGATGTTGGAAAATAAGGGTCGCAGTAGCATACTGAGGGATAATTTTGCTTTGCTAAGG GCGTCCGATCATGATG TGACTAGTTCCAGCCTTGCCTTCTTCACGGAGCGCCGAATAAACTCTCTGTCGCACCGGTTGGGCAATGACCGACTCAGGGAGCTGGTTGAGAACATCGAATCCGTCATCCGATCGCGACTTCTTGCCGAGCGTCCGTCCTCGATTTCACTCATTACCTTTGGAAAGCCGTCTGATACAGAGGACGTTTCGCTGGAAAATGTCAGGCTGTACATCAATA CTTACTTCCATCAACTACATCCGATTTACCCTTTTCTCGATCGTCAAAAGTTTGAGGATAAAGTGTTCGGGCCCAACCTGTCTGAAACTCTGGCATCTAGCTTTGCTTTCTCGGCTCTGTATCACACAATATTGGCTCTAGGATGCCGGTACCATGAAGGCGGGGCCTTTGACCCAGGTAATGGCAGGGCGTGGAAGCTTTTCCAGGTTTCTTTGGGCCTCGTGTCGGATATATTGATTCCCAGGGAGGCCTTAATGAGTCTTCAA GCTTTGGTTGCCATG TCAATATTCGCCATGACTACTTGCTGTCTTCAGATAGACGAAGTCTTGCTGATGGAAGCTGCCCGAATGGCTCAAAGCCTTGGATACCATCGAGCACTGAGCAGCGGGGACCAACGGTACAAAGACACCTGTCATAGGACCTTCTGGGTAATCTACTACATGGAGAAGGGAATGTGCTTTCAGAACCACAAAGGCTCG ATGATTCCCGATCATGATATCGGCTGTCCTGTCCCCGATGTCCCAGAATCCGTCTTTGAAGGGCATAACTGGTTCTTATCGGCCATCAGCTTCGGGCGAATTCTCTCACTTGCATATACCTCCCTCTTTTCAGTGAGTGCTGCAATCCAACCTCCGGAGTCATATTATGCCGCCATCCAGAATATTGAAGCTCGGTTGGAGCGATGGCGATCGGCACTACCAGAGCAATACCGTCCTGGTATGCTGTCTCAGTCTCATAAGCCGCACGTGGTCCCGTAtttttcatcttccttccatcaGCCGAGTTTTAAGATGGTTGTACTCCAAACCAAGTTCTCGTACTATGGTTTGATCATCGCCCTGGCAAGACTTGAGATTTATATAGGTCGACAAAATCAGTCTCCTTCGCAGGAGAAGGCCAGGCGACTGCTGATGGATACAGCAAGAGCCGTTGTGGAGGAAAGTAAGAATATCGACATAGCTGCCTATACGCCGACCTT CATTCTGGCCATTCTACCACTTGGAGCATTATTCATTCTATTTGACTTTGTCATCCACAACCCGATGCATCCGGAAACCCTCAATAATCTCTCACTGCTGGATGTCGCAGCTGGGCATTTTAGTCTACTGGAGTACAAGTCTGGGGGTTTTGTGCCCGCGTCGCTTCTGACCGAATTCGCTCACATCGCAAGACAGTATATCAAGGATTATGGCAGAAACCAAccgcagcaccagcaacaagaagaggcagagatgcaggaaagggaagatgaggaaaagGGTGCAGAACCGTGCGGAATAGGCTCCTCTAACGTTGAATCTACATTAGCTTTCGAG GATTCTGAGCAGTTGGCTCAAACGAACAACCCCAGCAGTATCAATGATGTCTGCTTGCAAGATGACATTATGGAGTTTTGGGAACCAAGTAACTATCTTCACTACCCTGTGACGGCGGACACCACGGTGCATGGCAGCATGCCCGAGAACATGATGGCGGCATCCTTCAATATACAAAGCTTGTTTGGTTTTGTAGTTCCGGAATTCGGACATGATCTCTGA
- a CDS encoding uncharacterized protein (COG:Q;~EggNog:ENOG410Q2A7;~InterPro:IPR043926,IPR027417,IPR013525;~PFAM:PF01061;~TransMembrane:7 (o280-302i314-335o355-379i400-424o430-449i456-475o552-573i);~go_component: GO:0016020 - membrane [Evidence IEA];~go_function: GO:0042626 - ATPase-coupled transmembrane transporter activity [Evidence IEA]) has product MLVNGAQSDTSFQRKTGYVQQQDVHLSTCSVRESLEFSALLRQPSDVPREDKLAHVEEVIRLLEMEEYADAIVGIPGEGLNIEQRRRLTIGIELAAKPELLLFLDEPTSGLDSQTSWTICQLLKRLAHSGQAILCTIHQPSAILFQQFDNLLLLAKGGKTVYFGEIGQNSATLIRYLETNGGTQCPPGANPAVWMLEEIGAAPGSDTTVDWPRVWRDSPEHQSVRAKLQKLRESRTTIGVTPHMHTLRQPSNRAYASSFLQQWWLVQKRIAAQYWRSPSYIYSKVCLTVGSSLFIGFSFYNAPNTIQGLQNQMYAVMMLLSMFGQLSEQIMPQFIDQRDVYEARERPSKMYDWKVLMLSNLAIEIFWNTLMAVVAYFCWYYPIGLYQNATSTHEVAPRGCLMFLFIWAFMMFTSTFTHTLIAGMDSADSASSVGNICYMLCMTFCGILVKKSSLPGFWIFMYYVSPFTWLASGLLSTGVANAEIECAPNEYVRFLPPAGQSCGSYMASYISLSGGYLVDPHNTEHCQFCPLSNTNDYLSTVNIRLEDRWRKFALVLVYIVFNAVAALAVYKLVRMPRRSKV; this is encoded by the exons ATGCTCGTCAACGGTGCGCAAAGTGATACTTCCTTCCAGCGCAAAACAGGCTatgtgcagcagcaagatgTACATCTCTCAACATGCAGTGTGCGAGAGTCACTTGAATTTAGTGCACTCCTCCGGCAGCCTTCTGACGTGCCACGGGAGGATAAGCTCGCCCATGTGGAGGAAGTGATCAGGCTCCttgagatggaagagtaTGCGGACGCCATTGTTGGTATCCCCGGTGAAGGGCTGAACATCGAACAGCGCAGACGTCTCACTATTGGTATTGAATTGGCTGCAAAGCCTgaattgcttcttttcttagaTGAACCAACCTCTGGACTGGACTCACAGACATCGTGGACTATTTGCCAGCTCTTGAAACGACTTGCACATAGTGGCCAGGCCATCCTGTGCACCATTCACCAGCCGTCAGCTATCTTGTTCCAGCAGTTTGACAATCTGCTGCTTCTAGCAAAAGGCGGCAAAACTGTGTACTTTGGAG AAATTGGGCAGAATTCGGCTACCCTCATCCGATACTTGGAGACCAACGGAGGAACACAGTGTCCTCCAGGCGCCAATCCAGCTGTATGGATGTTGGAAGAGATCGGCGCCGCACCAGGATCAGATACCACTGTCGATTGGCCGAGGGTCTGGCGAGACTCGCCTGAGCACCAGTCTGTTCGAGCGAAATTGCAAAAGCTCCGAGAATCTAGGACTACCATAGGCGTAACACCTCATATGCACACGTTGAGACAGCCAAGCAATAGGGCTTATGCTTCGTCTTTTCTGCAGCAGTGGTGGCTCGTTCAGAAACGTATCGCAGCCCAATACTGGCGAAGTCCGTCGTATATATATTCCAAAGTCTGCCTCACCGTGGGATCG AGTTTGTTCATTGGCTTCAGCTTTTACAACGCTCCGAACACCATCCAGGGGCTTCAGAACCAGATGTACGCAGTGATGATGTTATTGAGCATGTTCGGGCAACTCAGCGAGCAGATTATGCCTCAGTTCATCGATCAGCGAGATGTTTATGAGGCGCGTGAGAGGCCCTCCAAAATGTATGACTGGAAAG TCTTGATGCTGAGCAACCTCGCGATTGAGATTTTCTGGAACACGTTGATGGCAGTGGTGGCCTACTTTTGCTGGTACTATCCTATCGGACTGTATCAGAACGCTACCTCCACCCACGAAGTCGCCCCGCGCGGCTGCCTAATGTTCCTGTTCATCTGGGCCTTCATGATGTTCACTAGTACCTTTACGCACACCCTTATCGCTGGGATGGACAGTGCCGATTCTGCTAGCAGTGTTGGGAATATATGCTACATGCTTTGCATGACGTTCTGTGG TATTCTCGTCAAAAAGTCCTCGTTACCCGGCTTCTGGATATTCATGTACTATGTCTCTCCATTTACCTGGCTCGCTTCAGGTCTTCTTTCGACCGGTGTAGCGAACGCGGAGATCGAATGTGCACCTAATGAATATGTTAGGTTTCTACCGCCAGCAGGTCAGTCATGTGGCTCGTACATGGCATCTTATATCTCGTTGTCCGGCGGATACTTGGTCGATCCACATAATACCGAGCATTGCCAGTTTTGTCCGTTGAGCAACACGAATGATTATCTCTCTACAGTCAATATTCGCTTGGAGGATCGCTGGAGGAAATTCGCCCTTGTTCTGGTCTATATTGTGTTTAATGCCGTGGCGGCTTTAGCTGTGTATAAGCTAGTTCGCATGCCAAGAAGGAGCAAGGTTTGA